Proteins co-encoded in one Yamadazyma tenuis chromosome 1, complete sequence genomic window:
- the DPH2 gene encoding Diphthamide biosynthesis protein 2 (EggNog:ENOG503NUDH; COG:J; BUSCO:EOG09262SI7) — MTNEEVAVAPSLSTHQGEDAFTFQRYDHSSNNRKHLSLQPVENGPELDQLIYNYYSIEETIEFIKSKPQCKRVTLQFPDELVCDCSAVAQAISSKLDIEIMKTPSTCGGNSDCSCPNSIDIENDEKQTVWILADTSYSPCCVDEVAAEHVKGDVVIHYGDACLNPVSKVQVAYVFGKPAVNIDETVKEFQKKYEDSSSRVLLMADAPHSYIMHLVYEKLHPIYPNIAFADISQESFPHSTIIGYKPMSSTMDLQLLNRTFHHLVDDEDEELEQLLMSYDLFHISVPEAPRLLKLTTVFQSVTLFDPVEGTTSQGPFPNLMRRYRYMHMARSAGTIGLLVNTLSLSNTKLLLNKLKAKIIEADKKQYMFVVGKPNVAKLSNFEPIDIWCILGCDHQGIIIDQNNEYFKPIITPFELLLALNQELSWNGKWETDFGKLLVQLKQNENENEHEDHNSEDDEPQFNPVTGKFASSSTPLRRPQYLQVETSTTTNTENAQTNALVNRFSSEVVIRDTVSTAAAQLQTRHWTGLGSDYVDDEENAKGALVEDGIKGIARGYEFDVNNNS; from the coding sequence ATGACTAACGAAGAAGTTGCAGTAGCACCTTCGCTATCCACTCATCAGGGTGAAGATGCTTTCACCTTTCAGAGGTATGACCATTCTTCTAATAATCGCAAGCATTTGTCCTTACAACCGGTTGAGAACGGCCCTGAGCTCGACCAGTTGATCTACAACTACTACAGCATCGAGGAAACCATTGAGTTTATAAAATCCAAACCACAATGTAAGAGGGTGACGCTACAGTTCCCTGATGAACTTGTGTGTGATTGTAGTGCTGTGGCCCAGGCtatatcttcaaaacttGACATTGAGATTATGAAgacaccttcaacttgtggAGGTAACTCCGACTGCTCATGCCCCAACTCCATAGacattgaaaatgatgaaaaaCAAACGGTGTGGATCCTCGCCGACACATCATATTCCCCTTGTTGTGTGGATGAAGTGGCTGCCGAACATGTCAAGGGTGACGTTGTCATTCACTATGGGGACGCATGTTTGAATCCTGTCAGCAAGGTGCAAGTAGCCTATGTGTTTGGAAAGCCTGCTGTAAATATTGATGAAACCGTGAaagaattccaaaaaaaATACGAGGACAGCAGCAGCCGAGTATTACTTATGGCAGATGCTCCTCATTCATACATAATGCATTTGGTGTACGAAAAATTGCATCCAATATACCCAAACATCGCCTTCGCTGATATCCTGCAAGAATCATTTCCACACTCCACAATAATTGGATACAAGCCCATGTCGTCAACAATGGACTTACAACTTCTTAATAGAACCTTTCATCACTTGGtagatgatgaagacgaagagcttgaacagCTATTGATGTCCTATGATTTGTTCCATATCAGCGTTCCTGAAGCACCCAGATTATTGAAACTCACAACCGTTTTCCAATCTGTAACGCTATTTGACCCTGTTGAGGGCACAACATCCCAAGGCCCATTCCCTAACTTGATGCGTCGTTATCGGTATATGCATATGGCTAGGTCAGCTGGTACTATTGGTTTACTTGTGAACACATTATCTTTATCAAACACCAAacttttgttgaacaaactAAAGGCCAAGATCATTGAAGCCGATAAAAAGCAGTATATGTTTGTAGTTGGAAAGCCGAATGTGGCCAAGTTATCCAACTTTGAGCCTATAGACATCTGGTGTATTTTGGGATGTGATCATCAAGGTATCATAATTGACCAGAACAACGAGTACTTTAAACCTATCATCACGCCCTTCGAGCTTCTTTTAGCTCTCAACCAAGAGTTATCCTGGAACGGGAAGTGGGAAACTGACTTTGGGAAACTCTTGGTCCAACTCAAACAGAATGAGAATGAGAATGAACATGAAGACCATAATTCTGAAGACGATGAACCTCAATTTAACCCGGTAACCGGCAAGTTTGCCAGCTCTTCCACACCCTTGCGTCGTCCCCAGTACTTGCAAGTGGAAACTTCCACAACTACAAATACTGAAAATGCTCAGACAAATGCTCTTGTGAACAGATTTTCCAGCGAGGTGGTTATAAGAGACACTGTTTCCACCGCTGCTGCCCAACTCCAAACCAGACACTGGACAGGCTTGGGCAGTGATTATGTggacgatgaagaaaatgCCAAGGGGGCTTTGGTAGAAGACGGAATCAAGGGAATTGCCAGAGGTTACGAATTCGATGTAAATAATAATAGTTAA
- a CDS encoding uncharacterized protein (EggNog:ENOG503NYSA; COG:Q) produces MCNVDTMVLFATRHWNVLIVASLTIWVYSKQPVWSVISFILIAIKIFTNVDMWTRTYSRHVPLSKDDVAVVVGGARGLGIEMVKQLTNKYKVKKVIIIDMNKPEVRHQDITFIPCNVGDKKKYAEVLQNVIDECEASGDKIRVFVTNAGIRHSKSVLQLSMEEIDEIYDVNVFSYIQGIRALLKHHMKHPQDSLSIVTVSSVLGILAPRNLTIYSSTKAALSQIHEGLAQELVDFPSIRMLLVLPGQLSRGMFDDVSPSRTFFAPVVDHIKLAKDIMDRVNNGQCGVLSEPIYGKLLPVVKCLPYSIIQLCRRFSQMDQKVRDNS; encoded by the exons ATGTGCAATGTAGATACAATGGTATTGTTTGCCACGAGACACTGGAATGTGTTGATAGTTGCAAGCCTTACTATATG GGTGTATCTGAAGCAACCAGTCTGGAGTGTCATTCTGTTCATTTTGATCGCTATCAAGATATTTACAAATGTTGATATGTGGACACGAACGTATTCCCGACACGTACCATTGAGCAAAGATGATGTGGCCGTGGTGGTAGGAGGCGCCAGAGGACTCGGAATAGAAATGGTAAAACAGCTTACCAACAAATATaaagtgaagaaggtgattATCATAGACATGAACAAGCCAGAAGTCCGACATCAAGACATAACTTTCATTCCGTGTAATGTGGgagacaagaagaagtatgCTGAGGTGCTACAGAATGTGATAGACGAATGTGAAGCCAGTGGTGACAAGATTAGGGTGTTTGTCACCAATGCTGGTATAAGACACAGTAAATCGGTACTACAATTGAGCATGGAAGAGATCGATGAGATATACGATGTAAACGTATTTTCCTATATTCAAGGCATCCGGGCATTACTAAAACACCACATGAAACATCCCCAAGACAGCCTATCGATAGTGACAGTGTCTTCGGTGTTGGGGATACTTGCACCTCGAAATTTGACCATATACTCGTCTACCAAAGCTGCCTTGAGCCAAATTCACGAAGGTTTAGCTCAggagttggtggacttCCCCAGTATCAGAATGTTGCTTGTGTTACCTGGACAGCTACTGCGAGGAATGTTTGACGATGTGAGTCCTTCTCGGACTTTTTTTGCACCTGTGGTGGACCACATCAAATTGGCTAAGGACATTATGGATAGAGTGAACAACGGGCAGTGTGGGGTGTTGAGTGAGCCTATTTATGGAAAATTGTTACCAGTGGTGAAATGTCTACCTTACTCGATTATACAGTTGTGTAGAAGATTTTCACAGATGGACCAGAAGGTCAGGGACAATTCATAG
- the SPC2 gene encoding signal peptidase complex subunit spc2 (COG:U; BUSCO:EOG09265B95; EggNog:ENOG503P41E), whose amino-acid sequence MSTTKPNLYNVAQLRTIVDDNLSDILGGLGYSESFKLTDIKLALGVLTVLLSGGLFLIEKKIPFNESFTLTVLILAVYFAISGVLFFLTNSKRFKNIKYVGFNDNNEQITIVTSSPKYEPVYNIELRFGEERQQSVKTHIEFMKIFDNFSMFQPELLKQLLSKEIEKVGKKRN is encoded by the exons atGTCAACTACGAAACCAAACTTATA CAATGTGGCACAATTGCGCACAATCGTCGACGACAACTTGTCCGACATTCTTGGAGGCCTTGGGTACAGCGAATCATTTAAACTCACCGATATCAAATTAGCACTTGGCGTTTTAACTGTCCTTTTGAGTGGTGGATTATTCCtcattgaaaagaagatccCGTTCAACGAATCTTTCACCCTCACGGTGTTAATTCTAGCTGTGTACTTTGCAATCAGTGGGGTTTTATTtttcttgaccaattctAAGaggttcaagaacatcaaaTACGTGGGGTTCAATGATAATAACGAACAGATCACTATAGTTACAAGCAGTCCCAAGTACGAACCAGTCTACAACATAGAATTGAGGTTTGGCGAAGAGAGGCAACAGAGCGTCAAAACTCACATTGAATTCATGAAGATTTTTGACAACTTCTCCATGTTCCAACCGGAACTTCTCAAGCAGTTGCTTAGTAAGGAAATAGAGAAGGTTGGAAAAAAGCGAAACTAA
- a CDS encoding ubiquitin-protein ligase (COG:O; EggNog:ENOG503Q3K4): MSQHSDSSLSTQASQVSATSRSKAMPTQSRKKSGTVPSHLDSQLWMGKKVNGNNRQNQISLNHLIHYQPYKESDEYKSRHSKPKSRRLRSSRNSFNDPSADRYKVPLRGMGFINLNYKFVVDYRGDYKSQEIDPNVPVSPENVIRIVVPTGNACPICLSDTPIAPRMITSCGHILCLKCLLSLLDTEIPTNKKKQSAAVVEKYNDCPLCSSIIRKNETKPALILDVDDRFETPKVGDDVIMSLMSRPHSRLFAVPRAIEEIHYQIKNFPSVDMTDPDLTPYSRLFKADLVYIFKMYNQEKEQILKTYAEEKELYNDDGKYSMLAIDEINKDIDRWVKWYNQEESNPIKAESIVKNDNIDSSNSFFYYETGFNARATFVLSPLDIKVLKSNYNNEYGNLPSVVIAKVENIQYEELTPENSLKKYKYLSHLPWGTSIGFLQCNWHNNEYISNDTWELFKDDLVKRTKKSQRKFEKEDRAKKRAETEEERKAMLFYERENDPSKSSRFEEYHELYDEELFYGSANFGSLSIIDNRELPLLSSEGNEEEAVDSDESSVAAYETTVWGTKVKKSENSTDPTSGDDWDAEEMIRKAKEEMERQEEVVGKKKNKKKKKLVLLSSNY, translated from the coding sequence ATGAGTCAGCATTCCGATTCCTCATTATCCACGCAAGCTTCCCAAGTATCCGCCACAAGTAGGTCCAAGGCAATGCCTACTCAATCCAGAAAGAAATCTGGAACTGTTCCTCTGCACCTTGACAGTCAATTGTGGATGGGTAAGAAAGTAAATGGGAATAATAGACAGAACCAGATTTCATTGAACCACCTTATCCACTACCAGCCGTATAAAGAGCTGGATGAGTACAAAAGTAGACATTCTAAGCCAAAATCCAGGCGTCTTCGGTCTTCTCGAAATTCTTTCAACGATCCTTCTGCTGACAGATACAAAGTGCCTTTGAGAGGAATGGGttttatcaacttgaactaTAAATTTGTGGTCGACTATAGAGGTGACTACAAGTCACAGGAGATTGACCCCAATGTACCGGTATCTCCGGAGAATGTCATTCGAATAGTGGTTCCTACTGGAAATGCCTGTCCAATATGCCTTTCCGACACCCCCATAGCTCCCAGAATGATCACATCTTGTGGCCACATTCTCTGCCTCAAGTGTTTGTTGTCGTTGCTCGACACAGAGATtcccaccaacaagaagaagcagtcggcggcggtggtggagaagTATAATGACTGTCCTTTGTGCTCTTCCATTATTCGGAAAAATGAGACCAAACCCGCTTTGATCTTAGATGTGGACGATCGGTTTGAAACACCAAAGGTGGGGGACGATGTGATCATGAGTCTTATGTCGAGACCCCACAGTAGGCTATTTGCGGTTCCAAGAGCCATCGAAGAAATTCATTATCAGATTAAAAACTTTCCATCCGTGGACATGACAGATCCCGATTTGACTCCGTACCTGAGGCTCTTCAAGGCCGACTTGGTGtacattttcaagatgTATAATCAGGAAAAGGAGCAGATACTAAAGACATATGCCGAAGAGAAGGAATTATACAACGACGATGGCAAGTACTCCATGCTTGCCATCGATGAGATCAACAAGGACATCGATAGGTGGGTCAAATGGTACAACCAGGAAGAATCCAACCCTATCAAGGCCGAGTCGATTGTGAAAAATGACAATATCGACTCGTCCAATAGCTTTTTCTATTACGAAACTGGTTTCAATGCCAGAGCGACCTTTGTGTTATCTCCATTGGATATCAAGGTATTGAAGTCCAACTATAACAACGAGTATGGAAACTTACCGTCTGTTGTGATTGCAAAGGTGGAAAACATTCAGTATGAAGAGCTAACCCCCGAGAActccttgaagaagtacaaGTACCTTTCACATCTCCCCTGGGGCACTTCTATTGGGTTCCTACAGTGTAATTGGCACAACAACGAGTATATATCGAATGATACTTGggaacttttcaaagatgacttggtcaagagGACAAAGAAATCACAGCGAAAGTTCGAAAAAGAGGACCGGGCGAAGAAGAGAGCTGAAACTGAAGAGGAGAGGAAGGCAATGCTCTTTTATGAACGGGAAAATGACCCTTCTAAGCTGAGCCGTTTCGAAGAGTACCATGAACTCTATGATGAGGAACTATTTTACGGTTCTGCCAACTTTGGCAGTCTTTCTATCATTGACAATAGAGAGTTGCCACTTCTTTCCTCTGAGGGCAATGAAGAGGAAGCGGTTGACTCGGATGAATCTTCTGTAGCAGCATACGAAACCACTGTCTGGGGAACTAAGGTGAAGAAGTCTGAAAACTCTACCGATCCGACTAGTGGAGACGATTGGGATGCTGAAGAGATGATCAGAAAGGccaaggaagaaatggaaagacaggaagaagttgttgggaagaaaaagaacaagaaaaagaagaagcttgtTCTTCTCTCATCAAACTACTAA
- a CDS encoding glutamate carboxypeptidase II (EggNog:ENOG503NV1R; COG:O,P; MEROPS:MER0002104) — protein sequence MTNNPYERLPGSGDTGSHGGTYMPAMPPSYHESGGDDSSNPIPDTSHVGNAEDMEQFEIDDFDYDASPHKEGFLKRASFFTKKFATAFSNRVIDPVTNLIDPIYEGLSFVNSQYERSILKIGNPLVVKRLVYVAFMVAVFYLVTRQTVNESINGTSGGAFSSGKFYDIDKLSNIIEDHIDPKSMKEHLEYFSSMPHVAGTSGDLALSKYIETFMKNNGIQKIQNVELRSYLNYPAASKAKTIVKVSDGSFEATLNEMDIMEMEYIGFNPNALNTDTEVEGHMVYANYGTEKDFNDLADANVVLKDSILLIKYGGSLPEANKIELAKKKQVKAILFISHKFTTGKDDDKQDIDTVIERHNVGNGRYSTGDVLTPGWASEDGYVSRLLWFKSESTPKLPTIPLSYKDGQELLSRLGNTGFKFEHDIYSGDKTDDVSKRIKVRIGNNHKDTHQIWNVVGSILGREQNEKSVIIGSARDSSCFGTMSSNSGSVVMLELIKLFTTMQRKFNWTPARTITFVSFDATNYNLAGSTEWIEDRKKTLQEQGYTYIDLSDAVAGDDLTIKANPFLHDIIKECLKSVGSSTIQARGNKKLQHKDKSLSLHELFKLKNKGSDRISNNMIEEKNYVPFINLLNVPSVEIKFEGYSYPKHSCYDNFEHFEKSKIDPSMKKHSQLVELLAKLILNLAEQAVIPFKFGEFVDRLNEYQGDLEKYINEAIRTDGKANEPVMHFEKLTKSFNTLRESANLFDEWTDSWKKFIVQSAEMEPSILAMKRWRWNDCLVEFNEQFISKDMQHPRPGYLNLLFGIPYNAPPTDNGHYQWNTFPAVRDYVDQKDWGRAQFEIDRLANIMELAATQFAAY from the coding sequence ATGACAAACAATCCATATGAACGGTTACCGGGTTCGGGAGACACGGGCAGTCATGGCGGCACGTACATGCCAGCAATGCCTCCCAGCTACCACGAGTCTGGTGGCGATGATTCTTCCAATCCTATACCCGATACCAGTCATGTGGGCAATGCTGAAGATATGGAGCAGTTTGAAatcgatgattttgacTACGACGCTAGTCCTCACAAAGAAGGCTTTTTGAAGCGGGCATCgttcttcaccaagaagttcgCCACCGCCTTCAGCAATCGGGTCATTGATCCGGTTACTAATTTAATAGATCCTATCTACGAGGGCTTACTGTTCGTCAACCTGCAATATGAAAGATCCATATTAAAAATTGGTAACCCGTTGGTCGTCAAGCGGTTGGTATACGTTGCGTTCATGGTGGCGGTGTTCTACTTGGTGACACGCCAAACCGTCAATGAAAGCATCAATGGTACAAGCGGTGGTGCCTTTTCTTCAGGGAAATTTTACGATATCGACAAGCTTTCAAATATTATTGAAGACCACATAGACCCAAAGTCCATGAAAGAACACTTGGAGtacttttcttcaatgccCCATGTGGCTGGTACCTCGGGGGACTTGGCCTTGAGTAAATACATTGAAACTTTCATGAAGAACAACGGTATACAGAAGATTCAGAACGTGGAACTCCGAAGTTACTTGAACTATCCGGCTGCCAGTAAAGCGAAGACCATTGTCAAGGTCTCCGATGGCTCTTTTGAGGCCACTTTAAACGAAATGGATATTATGGAGATGGAGTACATTGGCTTCAATCCCAATGCTTTAAACACTGATACTGAAGTTGAGGGCCATATGGTGTATGCGAACTACGGAACTGAAAAAGATTTCAACGATTTGGCAGATGCTAACGTGGTCTTGAAGGATAGCATATTGTTAATCAAGTATGGTGGTTCCTTACCAGAAGCCAACAAAATtgagttggccaaaaagaagCAAGTGAAAGCGATTTTGTTTATCTCTCACAAGTTTACCACCGGTAAGGATGATGACAAGCAAGACATCGATACAGTCATTGAAAGACACAACGTTGGGAACGGCAGATATAGTACTGGTGACGTTTTGACTCCTGGTTGGGCTTCAGAGGATGGTTATGTTAGTAGATTGTTATGGTTCAAATCTGAGTCCACCCCCAAGCTTCCTACCATTCCATTGTCTTACAAGGATGGACAGGAATTGCTTTCCAGACTAGGAAATACAGGTTTTAAATTTGAACATGATATTTACTCTGGAGACAAAACAGATGACGTTTCTAAGAGAATCAAGGTTAGAATTGGGAATAATCACAAGGATACCCACCAAATATGGAATGTTGTGGGATCTATCTTGGGAAGAGAACAGAATGAGAAAAGTGTGATTATAGGTTCCGCTAGAGACTCCTCGTGTTTCGGTACTATGTCAAGTAATTCCGGTAGTGTGGTGATGCTTGAATTGATTAAGTTATTTACAACCATGCAGAGGAAGTTCAACTGGACTCCGGCAAGAACCATCACCTTTGTATCTTTTGATGCCACCAACTACAATTTAGCAGGCCTGACAGAATGGATAGAAGATCGAAAGAAAAcccttcaagaacaaggaTATACTTATATTGATCTTAGTGATGCAGTTGCAGGAGATGATTTGACTATTAAAGCCAATCCTTTTTTGCATGATATTATAAAAGAGTGCCTCAAGAGTGTCGGAAGCTCCACAATTCAAGCTAGAGGCAACaagaaacttcaacatAAAGATAAGTCTTTGTCGTTGCACGAACTATTTAAGCTCAAAAATAAGGGCCTGGACAGAATCTCAAATAACatgattgaagaaaaaaactATGTTCCATTTATCAACTTGCTTAATGTGCCATCggtggaaatcaagtttgaaggtTACAGTTATCCTAAGCACTCGTGCTATGACAATTTTGAgcattttgaaaaatccaAGATAGATCCATCCATGAAGAAACACAGTCAGCTTGTAGAGttattggccaagttgattttgaatttaGCCGAACAGGCTGTTATCCCTTTTAAATTCGGAGAATTTGTCGACAGGTTAAACGAGTATCAAGGtgatttggagaagtatATTAATGAAGCTATCAGAACCGATGGTAAGGCCAATGAGCCGGTGATGCATTTTGAgaagttgaccaaatcgTTCAATACCTTAAGAGAATCTGCAAATCTCTTTGACGAATGGACTGATagttggaagaaattcaTTGTGCAGTCTGCTGAGATGGAGCCTTCAATACTTGCGATGAAGAGATGGAGGTGGAATGACTGTTTGGTGGAGTTCAATGAACAGTTTATTAGTAAAGACATGCAACATCCACGTCCTGGGTATTTGAACTTATTGTTTGGTATACCGTACAATGCTCCTCCAACAGATAATGGTCACTACCAGTGGAATACATTCCCAGCCGTCAGAGATTATGTTGATCAGAAGGATTGGGGAAGAGCCCAGTTTGAAATCGATAGGTTGGCAAATATAATGGAACTTGCAGCCACTCAGTTTGCAGCCTACTAG
- a CDS encoding uncharacterized protein (EggNog:ENOG503P2FI; COG:P) has product MAQSENGMWIIGYGSLIFKPPPFYSFRVNGYIEGFIRRFWQSSSDHRGTPESPGRVVTLVSLEDLLVHDKLHHDIHVYELLEHKAIVSVGASVAQSSVSISSVSKADLKVWGCAYYIAPENVEKVKEYLDVREQDGYTTHVVPFVISSISEENEFTDEVISHIPKENGVSYITSSIYIGTVENASFIGPEDVKVTAKKIVESRGPSGENLEYLQKLCESVRGLGAADQYLEELYKLASLYRN; this is encoded by the coding sequence ATGGCACAATCAGAAAATGGGATGTGGATCATTGGATACGGGTCGTTGATATTCAAGCCTCCACCGTTCTACTCATTCAGGGTTAATGGGTACATAGAAGGATTCATCAGGCGGTTTTGGCAGAGCTCGTCCGATCATCGAGGAACTCCAGAAAGTCCGGGCAGAGTGGTCACCTTGGTACTGTTAGAAGACTTGCTCGTTCACGACAAACTTCACCATGACATTCATGTCTATGAGCTTCTTGAGCACAAGGCCATTGTTTCGGTCGGGGCGAGTGTGGCCCAGTCGCTGGTTTCTATATCGCTGGTTTCGAAAGCAGACTTGAAAGTATGGGGATGTGCTTACTATATTGCCCCCGAGAACGTGGAGAAGGTGAAGGAATATCTTGATGTGAGAGAACAGGATGGATACACGACACACGTAGTTCCATTTGTGATCAGCAGTATTAGtgaagaaaatgagttTACAGATGAGGTGATATCGCACATACCAAAGGAAAATGGAGTTTCATATATAACCTCGTCTATCTACATTGGAACCGTGGAAAATGCGTCCTTTATTGGTCCAGAGGATGTCAAGGTGACAGCGAaaaaaattgttgaaagcaGAGGTCCTAGTGGAGAGAATCTTGAGTATCTCCAGAAGTTGTGTGAGTCGGTTAGAGGATTAGGGGCTGCGGACCAGTATTTGGAGGAGTTGTATAAGTTGGCATCGTTGTATAGAAATTAA